One segment of Candidatus Melainabacteria bacterium DNA contains the following:
- a CDS encoding DUF302 domain-containing protein — protein MNHSLTINSSSESVQAVADKLENILRSKNIRVFARIDHAEAARAQGLELQDEQVVIFGDPKVGTSLMQECPAVGIELPLKIVIWRGEQTFIGYRDPKLLLEEYEIVVHRSIVEKMSMLMANLVAELIK, from the coding sequence ATGAATCATTCTTTGACCATAAATTCAAGTTCCGAAAGTGTGCAAGCAGTCGCCGACAAGCTTGAAAATATTTTGCGCAGCAAGAACATTCGGGTCTTCGCTCGCATCGATCATGCTGAAGCGGCTCGTGCACAAGGTTTGGAATTGCAAGACGAACAGGTGGTGATTTTCGGCGACCCGAAAGTGGGCACTTCTTTGATGCAAGAATGTCCTGCGGTTGGGATTGAACTGCCCCTCAAGATAGTGATCTGGCGCGGGGAACAGACGTTCATCGGCTATCGCGATCCGAAGCTTTTGCTGGAAGAATATGAAATTGTTGTGCATCGCAGCATTGTTGAAAAAATGTCGATGCTGATGGCGAATTTGGTTGCTGAATTGATCAAGTAG
- a CDS encoding calcium-binding protein, producing MSVWIGVCQNAAQAELQGGTAANSLSGGTSQTTLTGGTNQTALTGGANQTTLTGGANQTALTGGANQTTLTGGTNQTTLTGGTNQSSLSGGAAQTLLNGGLKVDAVPSGADQNLLKGTGKAGTLSGGTPQTQLNGNTSSTTLSTGARHTALQGGIKDDASLNPSLKLLKPATEKGKPLLPGGGTFIPGQVTQISGHTSSGPLSPILQPSSAQPGVYQRTMSGTIAPISTYTMTRSNSRVWVAPGYEVTPANTSRSTDYVPPTSSSSSVMTQKGVTTWAPGFDVTSISQVAGATASIVAGHGVGTGIAAYLPKYEVHKVTVTSPPMAFDPVTTMQKGVTAFAPGYEVTVISHNKGVVSWTPGYELSKLVQGAYKETLSGVWHSGSPTPALLANQGVLSQPQFAKVLVGPEPMVATGLLLPQLRAQAVEKLTWDEWYKRVARAIYCRWQYAEVGPGSATLRMVVTKDRDISCQLIDFTPAPDIKRDVAAETLFRESAVKAVNMVTKFEIPDLPPMDTDKVVFDLDLKRVVDGPIGVDVASRK from the coding sequence ATGTCAGTCTGGATAGGTGTTTGCCAGAACGCAGCACAAGCCGAACTGCAAGGTGGAACGGCAGCCAATTCGCTTTCAGGCGGGACTAGCCAGACCACACTCACAGGTGGAACTAATCAGACTGCACTAACCGGTGGAGCGAACCAGACAACTCTGACAGGCGGAGCCAATCAGACTGCACTAACCGGTGGAGCGAACCAGACAACTCTGACCGGGGGAACCAACCAGACAACCCTCACAGGTGGAACGAATCAAAGCTCTCTTTCAGGCGGAGCGGCACAGACTTTGCTCAATGGTGGCTTGAAAGTCGATGCAGTACCATCAGGAGCGGATCAGAATCTACTTAAGGGCACCGGAAAAGCTGGCACTCTATCTGGTGGCACACCCCAAACTCAACTGAATGGGAATACCTCATCGACGACATTGTCAACCGGTGCTCGACACACGGCGCTGCAGGGTGGTATCAAAGATGATGCCTCTCTAAACCCTTCGCTGAAACTACTCAAACCCGCTACGGAAAAGGGAAAACCACTGCTGCCTGGTGGAGGAACTTTTATACCGGGACAGGTAACACAGATTTCCGGACACACAAGTTCAGGACCTCTGTCACCAATATTGCAACCATCCTCCGCTCAGCCCGGAGTTTATCAACGCACCATGAGCGGCACGATCGCTCCAATTTCCACTTACACCATGACTCGAAGCAACAGTCGAGTCTGGGTTGCACCAGGCTATGAGGTGACTCCAGCCAACACCAGCCGCAGTACTGACTATGTACCGCCGACCAGCAGCTCCAGCTCAGTAATGACTCAGAAAGGCGTTACAACCTGGGCTCCAGGTTTCGATGTGACCAGCATCAGCCAGGTCGCAGGCGCAACCGCTTCGATAGTGGCAGGACACGGTGTAGGCACTGGTATTGCAGCTTATCTGCCCAAATATGAAGTGCACAAGGTGACAGTCACATCGCCACCAATGGCATTTGATCCGGTGACAACAATGCAGAAAGGCGTCACAGCCTTCGCGCCCGGCTACGAAGTTACAGTTATTTCCCACAACAAAGGTGTGGTTAGCTGGACTCCGGGCTATGAACTATCCAAGTTAGTGCAGGGAGCGTACAAAGAAACACTGAGCGGAGTCTGGCATTCCGGTTCTCCAACACCAGCACTGCTGGCTAATCAGGGAGTGTTATCGCAACCGCAGTTCGCAAAAGTTCTGGTCGGTCCTGAGCCAATGGTTGCGACTGGTTTGCTGTTGCCACAACTGAGAGCGCAAGCCGTAGAAAAACTTACCTGGGACGAATGGTACAAACGCGTCGCACGCGCCATATATTGCCGCTGGCAGTATGCTGAGGTGGGTCCTGGTTCCGCGACTCTGCGAATGGTAGTGACGAAAGACCGCGACATTTCCTGTCAATTGATCGATTTCACTCCAGCGCCGGACATCAAACGAGATGTAGCAGCCGAAACGCTGTTCCGCGAAAGCGCAGTAAAAGCAGTTAACATGGTGACGAAATTCGAAATTCCAGACCTGCCACCAATGGATACCGACAAAGTCGTGTTCGATCTGGATCTGAAACGTGTTGTGGATGGACCAATCGGTGTAGATGTTGCCAGCCGCAAGTAA
- a CDS encoding TIGR03067 domain-containing protein encodes MLKELIGEWKVIGCQLHGKWLPYSIFQEFRYSFTEDDKFNLEWAELSYPMFVGGFPKSKTGGVKLNTAVSPNQIDLLPDEGPFAGQALQGIFELDHDVLKAIFSFPGTARPEVFHTKQGQVYEIWQRTR; translated from the coding sequence ATGTTGAAGGAACTGATCGGTGAATGGAAAGTGATTGGCTGCCAGTTGCATGGGAAGTGGCTGCCTTACAGCATCTTCCAGGAATTTCGTTATAGTTTCACTGAAGATGACAAATTCAATTTGGAATGGGCTGAGTTGTCTTATCCTATGTTTGTCGGTGGTTTTCCAAAAAGCAAAACCGGTGGCGTGAAGCTGAACACTGCGGTGTCACCAAACCAGATCGATTTGCTGCCTGATGAAGGTCCATTCGCCGGGCAGGCGCTACAGGGGATTTTTGAGCTTGACCACGATGTGTTGAAAGCGATTTTTTCATTCCCAGGCACTGCTCGCCCGGAAGTATTTCACACCAAGCAAGGGCAAGTTTACGAGATCTGGCAGCGCACTCGGTAG
- a CDS encoding class A beta-lactamase-related serine hydrolase: MRILYSVAFRAVSIFVIALFLPSICFAQAPQASGGAPLQQFDQIMLSLLQNYNVPGGALAICKDGKLVFARGYGFAELENRRPFEPTTYMSLASVTKAVTGVAALRLVDEGKLNLDDTLYNVLGKPRLENVLDRRVFDITVRQLLHHSAGWASDFVGYDQETFNSLTARGPIEFEKLLLFVMANKQLDYAPGTECHYSNFQFGALKSVIEHASGQDFESYVNQHVMFPMGIRGNRLEPERGRYLANEAHRYAPMLKPLPGGHPNGELTGSLGSWESSVVDMSKFLTAVDGTRTKPFLSKASFDTMVAPVPPPVPVRENGSTFGLGWDSVKTSPEGVQFAKNGGVPGVHTYIEHLPNNIDWVVFFNGTGISEKPNVLVSAMKAMHQALSDVTDWPAVDLFTQY, translated from the coding sequence ATGCGCATCCTTTATTCCGTGGCATTTCGGGCTGTTAGCATTTTTGTCATTGCGCTTTTCCTGCCTTCGATTTGTTTCGCGCAGGCACCTCAGGCAAGCGGTGGCGCGCCGCTACAGCAATTCGATCAGATAATGCTAAGTCTGCTGCAGAACTACAACGTTCCCGGTGGCGCGCTAGCTATCTGCAAAGACGGAAAGCTCGTATTCGCGCGCGGTTATGGATTCGCTGAACTCGAGAACCGCCGCCCTTTTGAACCGACCACATACATGAGTCTCGCCAGTGTGACCAAAGCTGTGACCGGCGTAGCGGCCTTGCGTCTGGTAGATGAAGGCAAGCTGAATCTAGATGACACCTTATACAACGTACTCGGTAAACCCAGGCTGGAAAATGTTCTGGACCGCAGAGTTTTCGACATCACAGTGCGCCAACTTTTACACCATTCAGCCGGATGGGCTTCTGATTTTGTCGGCTACGATCAAGAAACATTCAATTCTTTGACGGCGAGAGGACCAATTGAGTTTGAAAAGCTGCTGCTCTTCGTCATGGCTAACAAACAGTTAGATTATGCGCCGGGAACGGAGTGCCATTATTCAAATTTCCAGTTCGGCGCCCTTAAAAGTGTAATCGAACACGCATCGGGTCAAGATTTTGAAAGTTACGTTAATCAGCACGTGATGTTTCCGATGGGAATTCGTGGCAATCGTCTTGAACCTGAAAGGGGCCGCTATTTAGCAAATGAGGCGCACCGTTATGCGCCTATGCTCAAACCTCTGCCCGGTGGGCATCCGAATGGTGAGTTGACGGGTTCGCTTGGCAGTTGGGAGTCGTCAGTCGTAGATATGAGCAAATTCCTGACCGCTGTCGATGGCACCAGAACCAAGCCATTTCTCTCGAAAGCCAGTTTCGATACGATGGTTGCTCCGGTACCACCCCCGGTTCCCGTGCGTGAGAATGGAAGTACATTCGGACTTGGTTGGGATTCGGTCAAAACTTCACCTGAAGGTGTGCAATTTGCCAAGAACGGTGGAGTTCCCGGTGTTCACACATACATCGAGCATTTGCCAAATAATATAGATTGGGTCGTGTTTTTCAATGGTACTGGAATTAGCGAAAAGCCGAACGTGCTTGTTTCGGCGATGAAAGCAATGCATCAAGCACTTTCGGACGTAACTGACTGGCCCGCCGTCGACTTGTTTACTCAGTATTAA
- a CDS encoding response regulator transcription factor, with translation MSSTDHPGEPETKGLSGSGRDGSGRNRPTRTGTGDGRGSDGGGSHVEWPDSPRFSYRPRTVICDRHDLIRAGLSAMISPFMEIVGEAKDGASLLELVRTLAPDVVILDIVFDDIGGVTLCSALRKESSNSSVLVWTDSYYATKYFYQLTRAGVNGFCLKGSGPQVLFDAIQELIAARSYSEPKIVHLIRQTPTVSTHDFGLTEQEVAVLVRLDLRNKEISEELELESSAVEHCIKGILSKLKVPTRTAAALKGVQYGFVLLPVMQGRDPVSGCTEEQKKAEEFAREAIRRHRELD, from the coding sequence ATGTCGAGTACTGACCATCCTGGCGAGCCCGAAACGAAGGGTTTAAGCGGTTCTGGGCGTGACGGATCCGGACGCAACCGTCCTACCCGAACAGGAACGGGTGATGGACGAGGTTCGGATGGTGGCGGTTCTCATGTCGAGTGGCCTGATAGTCCGAGATTTTCTTATCGTCCGCGTACGGTGATATGCGATCGCCATGATTTGATTAGAGCGGGTCTGTCCGCGATGATTTCACCATTTATGGAAATTGTAGGTGAGGCAAAAGACGGCGCATCTTTACTCGAATTGGTTCGAACCCTGGCACCTGATGTCGTAATTTTAGACATCGTTTTCGATGATATTGGTGGCGTTACTCTGTGCAGCGCTCTAAGAAAGGAATCGTCGAATTCTAGTGTTTTGGTCTGGACGGACTCATACTATGCCACCAAATATTTCTATCAGTTGACCAGAGCTGGCGTAAACGGATTTTGTCTGAAAGGCTCTGGTCCACAAGTGTTGTTCGATGCTATTCAAGAACTCATTGCTGCGAGGAGTTATAGCGAGCCGAAAATTGTTCACTTGATTAGACAGACACCAACTGTCTCAACACATGATTTCGGTCTGACAGAGCAAGAAGTGGCTGTTTTGGTTCGTCTTGATCTTCGTAATAAAGAAATTTCTGAAGAACTGGAATTAGAATCGAGCGCCGTCGAGCATTGCATCAAAGGCATACTGAGTAAACTAAAAGTGCCGACAAGAACAGCGGCTGCGCTCAAAGGCGTTCAATATGGATTTGTTTTGCTTCCAGTTATGCAAGGTCGAGATCCTGTAAGTGGTTGTACTGAGGAGCAGAAGAAAGCAGAGGAATTCGCACGTGAGGCGATTCGTAGACATCGGGAACTCGATTGA
- a CDS encoding periplasmic heavy metal sensor, protein MPEPTDPLQLAKNFSNRISLLPTMALSLAAGAMCLLPGAVTFAIGVNALAPSMVQAQADPLDVYVKAGIDATQHAQITELASQLEQTNIGRSHEIMDLIKEIRTLSLQPDLDEKKILAAQNKINELQGAMAIDRLKLNMKVRKLLNPEQRTKLVSIIREQRSMPSQPSTQSASQNQGHLQP, encoded by the coding sequence ATGCCAGAGCCAACGGACCCGCTTCAGCTTGCGAAAAACTTCTCGAACAGAATTTCTCTACTGCCCACAATGGCGCTGAGTTTAGCAGCGGGAGCGATGTGCTTACTGCCTGGAGCGGTGACATTCGCAATCGGAGTAAACGCCCTGGCACCGAGTATGGTGCAAGCGCAAGCAGACCCACTCGACGTCTATGTTAAGGCAGGCATAGATGCCACCCAGCATGCTCAGATAACTGAACTTGCCTCACAGCTCGAACAGACAAACATCGGACGTTCGCATGAAATAATGGACCTGATCAAAGAAATTCGTACTCTGTCGTTGCAGCCCGATCTGGACGAAAAGAAAATTCTCGCCGCCCAAAACAAAATCAATGAACTTCAGGGAGCGATGGCAATTGACAGACTGAAGTTAAATATGAAAGTGCGAAAACTTTTGAACCCGGAGCAGCGCACCAAATTAGTTTCAATCATCCGCGAGCAGAGATCGATGCCGTCTCAGCCATCCACGCAATCTGCATCACAGAATCAAGGACACTTACAGCCGTAA
- a CDS encoding serine/threonine protein kinase yields MPEPTDTTAKESKKVHVKLDCDLCGKPFRPKNRGSLTGWIFGEESVPSPKDAAKYCSCADEQNKRDGTARGAGTAGGVGSTGDFGTTGTVGTTGTVGSAGIAAGTRFDDGAAADSGYQTLDQSVVSSKKEPLPADGNVGRNIGERYQLLGVLGEGGMSTVYKAADSVLDKMMALKLLRKEFATNEQSVKRFEQEAKAVRSLSHPHLATVYDYGRTDDGAPYLVMDYIEGDSLSDLLKKEIFLDIPRALAICLQISTAVGYAHEHGVIHRDLKPENIILTNAGPDFDFVKLIDFGIAKVQSESGLTTQRVTQTGEIFGSPLYMSPEQCMGYPLDVRSDIYSLGCVMYELVTGKPPLAGENPVQTIFKHLNEEPAPFSLEFKQLNIPRSFETLVLKCLQKKPEDRYQTMDDLRRDLKLVWLGKDIGRSAGRSKSDGPFYKSRGFLYGVCAVAVVYAIGASVLLYQQMNSNQGRSGKSIASTGTGSATSSGGYSDTPSSTPSSTSTSSGPSAGGESPRTTAPSPGGASKTNEPDILTLAPAAVHFEDREPLRTNQPARLDWRLPQKEFSDLTFDINFHDELPKTPVLFLRLYEGSIGKSHFYFGFQTHVHDPHKPISPGRGLIYSRWGKMDPADARIVLPGGFADGNPDTPFIGIRRLYPWGAHRYRVRLSQGDRDDAGIWYDLSIENLDTNEVSKIGSLKFPKENGEYPLIKDRGWTMLQILRGVKYQKDVPRWHVSFEKVRIGKDMNAPQNINVDYQQSEAADIFVKDEGKQGASIELLMQPYAKNQHSE; encoded by the coding sequence ATGCCCGAACCCACTGACACCACCGCGAAAGAATCTAAGAAGGTACATGTCAAGCTTGACTGTGACCTTTGTGGCAAGCCGTTCAGACCCAAAAATCGTGGCTCATTGACAGGCTGGATCTTTGGCGAAGAATCCGTGCCGAGCCCGAAGGACGCTGCGAAGTACTGCAGCTGCGCCGACGAGCAGAACAAAAGGGATGGAACTGCCCGAGGTGCCGGAACTGCTGGGGGCGTCGGTTCCACCGGAGATTTCGGAACCACAGGAACTGTAGGAACCACAGGAACTGTTGGATCCGCTGGAATTGCGGCAGGCACTCGCTTCGATGATGGCGCTGCTGCTGACTCGGGTTACCAGACTTTGGACCAATCTGTGGTTAGTTCGAAAAAAGAGCCACTTCCTGCAGACGGAAATGTTGGACGAAATATCGGCGAGCGCTATCAACTGCTCGGAGTACTTGGCGAAGGCGGCATGAGCACTGTGTACAAAGCTGCTGACAGTGTGCTCGACAAAATGATGGCGCTAAAGTTATTGCGTAAAGAGTTTGCTACGAACGAACAAAGCGTGAAGCGATTCGAGCAAGAAGCGAAAGCTGTCAGGTCGCTTTCACATCCTCATTTGGCGACTGTGTATGACTACGGGCGCACCGATGATGGCGCACCATATCTGGTGATGGACTACATTGAAGGCGATAGCCTGTCCGACTTACTCAAGAAGGAGATCTTTTTAGACATACCGCGCGCTCTGGCAATTTGCCTGCAAATAAGCACCGCTGTCGGATACGCGCACGAGCATGGAGTCATCCATCGTGATTTGAAGCCTGAAAATATCATTCTTACAAATGCCGGACCTGACTTCGATTTCGTAAAACTGATCGATTTTGGCATTGCTAAAGTTCAGTCCGAAAGCGGTTTAACCACGCAGCGTGTAACTCAGACAGGCGAAATATTTGGCAGCCCGCTCTATATGAGTCCTGAGCAGTGCATGGGCTATCCGCTTGATGTGCGCTCCGATATTTATTCACTGGGATGTGTCATGTACGAGCTTGTCACCGGCAAGCCGCCGCTAGCAGGTGAGAATCCTGTGCAGACTATTTTCAAACACTTAAATGAGGAACCTGCGCCTTTCAGTTTGGAGTTCAAGCAGTTGAACATTCCGCGCAGCTTCGAGACTCTCGTGTTGAAATGCTTGCAGAAGAAGCCTGAAGACCGATATCAAACGATGGATGACCTGCGTCGAGATCTCAAACTGGTTTGGTTGGGAAAAGACATTGGTCGGTCTGCCGGACGGTCCAAATCTGATGGTCCTTTCTACAAATCACGCGGCTTCCTGTATGGTGTTTGTGCGGTTGCCGTGGTTTATGCGATTGGTGCGTCAGTGTTGCTTTACCAGCAAATGAATTCGAATCAAGGCCGGAGCGGAAAGTCCATAGCATCGACGGGAACTGGATCGGCTACGTCATCTGGCGGTTATTCGGATACTCCATCGTCTACGCCATCGTCTACGTCTACGTCATCGGGTCCATCAGCTGGTGGTGAGTCGCCGAGAACAACCGCGCCGTCTCCTGGTGGTGCCAGTAAGACCAATGAACCCGATATTTTAACCCTTGCTCCAGCAGCGGTGCATTTTGAGGATCGTGAGCCGTTGCGCACCAATCAACCAGCTCGGCTTGATTGGCGTTTGCCGCAGAAGGAATTCAGCGATCTAACCTTTGATATAAATTTCCATGATGAACTTCCCAAAACGCCGGTTTTGTTTTTGAGACTTTACGAAGGTTCTATTGGTAAGAGCCACTTTTACTTTGGCTTTCAAACGCATGTGCATGATCCGCATAAACCCATATCACCAGGTCGTGGTCTGATTTATTCACGCTGGGGCAAAATGGATCCCGCTGATGCGCGTATAGTCTTGCCGGGTGGTTTCGCGGACGGTAACCCCGACACTCCCTTCATTGGGATTCGGCGTCTATATCCGTGGGGCGCGCATCGCTACCGAGTGCGTTTATCGCAAGGCGATCGCGATGATGCCGGCATATGGTATGACCTCTCGATTGAAAATTTAGACACGAATGAAGTGTCTAAAATAGGGTCTTTGAAGTTTCCGAAGGAAAATGGTGAATATCCTTTGATAAAGGATCGCGGTTGGACAATGCTGCAAATTTTGCGTGGTGTTAAATATCAAAAGGATGTTCCGCGCTGGCACGTTTCCTTTGAGAAAGTGCGGATCGGCAAAGACATGAATGCTCCGCAGAATATCAACGTAGACTATCAGCAAAGCGAAGCAGCCGACATTTTTGTTAAAGATGAAGGCAAGCAAGGTGCCAGCATCGAGCTTTTGATGCAGCCATATGCGAAGAACCAGCACTCCGAGTAA
- a CDS encoding class II aldolase/adducin family protein, translated as MLSEKQAREELVEVSRLCYSRGYITGLEGNFSVRLADNLILTTPAGTCKGRLNCDDLVLTDINGNSLSDFKPSTELKMHLVAYHRRSDIRAVVHAHPTAAVGFTVAGVSLSQCVLPEVVCTLGHIPTAPYATPSTAEIPDSVREYVEKYDAILLDHHGSLTLGKDIFDAFYKLETVEHYAQTMLVAHVLGGPKPLLASQVQKLLNICSIYGRKEPADAEKLVTAGFCQPD; from the coding sequence GTGCTTTCCGAAAAGCAGGCAAGAGAGGAACTGGTCGAGGTTTCCAGGCTTTGCTACTCACGGGGTTACATAACCGGTCTTGAAGGCAACTTCAGTGTAAGGCTGGCTGATAATCTCATTTTGACCACGCCGGCCGGAACCTGCAAGGGCCGCTTAAATTGTGATGACTTAGTTCTCACAGATATTAATGGTAACTCACTTTCCGATTTCAAGCCTTCGACAGAGCTGAAAATGCACCTGGTTGCCTATCACAGGCGTTCAGACATTCGCGCCGTCGTTCATGCACATCCTACCGCTGCGGTCGGGTTCACCGTAGCCGGTGTCAGTTTGTCGCAATGTGTTTTGCCTGAAGTCGTCTGCACGCTCGGACACATTCCCACAGCACCGTATGCGACACCAAGCACTGCAGAAATTCCTGACAGTGTTCGCGAATATGTTGAAAAGTATGACGCGATCCTGCTTGACCACCATGGCTCATTGACCTTGGGAAAAGACATATTTGACGCATTCTACAAGCTCGAGACTGTAGAGCACTACGCTCAGACAATGCTTGTGGCACACGTTCTCGGTGGTCCGAAACCTCTTCTTGCTTCCCAGGTGCAAAAGCTTTTGAACATTTGCAGCATTTATGGAAGGAAAGAACCAGCTGATGCAGAGAAGCTGGTCACTGCCGGATTCTGTCAACCTGATTAG
- a CDS encoding PAS domain S-box protein — protein sequence MQTPRNEEAALDAKSRFGLLCESLPVGLLVIDSDGIIQLTNRKTAKILGIKREDWVGCSLLDLFEKQGSKSFDTFFEEVKNRGGSIELESKGGTALDDPSGNTQSIPIELSLSDFPIAANNKLLLATVMDITERREFQRLKQELIAMVSHDMATPLASVQLALEFIASKELSELTEGDLNLAKKAEKSVAHLVKLVDDLLTVERLESGKIDLVPEWFLAGSLLEESAELLQDFAVSKQVTIECEPTELRVYADQSRLKQVVMNFLSNAIKFSPPDSVVSLSASSTDIGVRFSVVDRGRGVPSSEQQLIFQRFHQVEKDDAKKKGGRGLGLAICKALVEGHGGQIGVISETGKGSTFWFTIPNKEEPGK from the coding sequence GTGCAGACCCCGCGAAACGAAGAAGCAGCCCTCGACGCAAAATCTAGATTTGGATTGCTCTGCGAAAGTCTTCCAGTCGGTCTCCTGGTCATCGACTCCGACGGAATTATTCAGCTCACAAATAGAAAGACAGCAAAAATTCTTGGTATCAAACGAGAAGATTGGGTCGGCTGCAGCCTGCTCGACCTCTTCGAAAAACAGGGATCGAAGTCGTTCGACACTTTTTTCGAGGAAGTGAAAAATCGTGGTGGTTCAATTGAACTCGAGTCTAAAGGCGGCACTGCGCTGGACGATCCATCAGGCAATACACAGAGCATTCCAATCGAATTGTCACTGAGCGACTTTCCGATTGCCGCAAACAATAAATTGCTGCTCGCAACAGTGATGGATATAACCGAGCGACGAGAATTCCAACGATTGAAGCAAGAGCTAATCGCAATGGTCAGCCATGACATGGCAACACCGCTCGCTAGCGTGCAACTGGCATTAGAATTCATTGCCTCAAAAGAACTATCGGAACTAACCGAAGGCGATTTAAACTTAGCCAAAAAAGCTGAGAAGAGCGTAGCGCATCTAGTTAAACTCGTTGACGACCTTTTGACTGTAGAGCGCCTGGAGTCGGGCAAAATCGACCTGGTGCCAGAATGGTTCTTGGCTGGTAGCTTACTGGAGGAATCGGCAGAGCTGCTGCAAGATTTTGCGGTGTCGAAGCAAGTAACAATTGAATGCGAGCCGACAGAACTGCGTGTCTATGCCGATCAGAGCAGGCTAAAACAAGTGGTGATGAACTTCCTGTCTAATGCGATAAAATTTTCGCCACCAGATTCAGTGGTATCCCTTTCCGCATCATCCACTGATATCGGCGTCCGCTTTTCCGTCGTAGATAGAGGACGAGGCGTACCAAGCAGCGAACAGCAATTGATTTTTCAACGTTTCCATCAGGTAGAAAAAGACGACGCAAAGAAGAAAGGGGGACGCGGTCTCGGATTGGCGATCTGCAAAGCGCTCGTCGAAGGGCACGGAGGACAAATCGGAGTGATTAGCGAAACTGGCAAGGGCAGCACATTCTGGTTTACTATTCCAAACAAAGAAGAGCCCGGCAAATAA
- a CDS encoding response regulator transcription factor encodes MAKILVIEDEKEMAETVAHVLRSEHHVVEVALSGNDALDKLRVSQYDLLILDLNLPGTDGLEICKTVRHQKRPVSILMVTGRKTLEEKERGLDLGADDYLTKPFHLKELQARVRALLRRVPTDNSHLVTIHDLSLDRKQHIVTKGGAVVKLLPTEFALLEFFMTHPDRVFTSTQIIEQVWPQDTDATDRAVTSCLNRLRSKLSDGEKFDLIETLYNEGYRMSSSPNKAQGS; translated from the coding sequence ATGGCGAAGATTCTGGTAATTGAAGACGAAAAGGAAATGGCTGAAACGGTTGCGCACGTGCTGCGAAGCGAACACCATGTTGTAGAAGTGGCGCTCAGCGGCAATGACGCGCTCGACAAGCTGCGAGTCAGTCAATACGATCTGCTTATTCTGGATTTGAACCTTCCCGGCACTGATGGGCTGGAAATTTGCAAAACCGTGCGCCATCAGAAACGACCCGTATCAATATTGATGGTCACAGGACGCAAAACCCTGGAAGAAAAAGAGAGAGGGCTCGACCTCGGTGCAGATGACTATCTGACCAAGCCTTTTCACTTGAAGGAGCTGCAAGCGCGGGTGCGCGCGCTATTGCGACGGGTGCCCACCGACAATTCTCATCTGGTTACGATTCACGACCTGTCGCTCGACCGCAAGCAGCACATAGTAACCAAAGGCGGTGCCGTGGTTAAACTTCTGCCGACAGAATTCGCGCTGCTCGAATTTTTTATGACCCATCCAGATCGTGTTTTTACCTCGACGCAAATCATCGAACAAGTCTGGCCCCAGGACACCGACGCTACTGACCGTGCCGTTACCAGTTGCTTGAATCGACTGCGCTCCAAACTCAGCGACGGCGAGAAATTCGACTTAATCGAAACGCTATACAACGAAGGCTATCGAATGAGCTCGTCGCCAAATAAAGCTCAGGGATCTTAA
- a CDS encoding histidine phosphatase family protein — protein MSDDSKKSEPLHPEEAITSLLLIRHGHTEATEAGLLYTDPAARLTEKGIEQAKAISRWIPRHNPHVLVANTAKRVQATADIISGASNLTPVICQGFDEWRVGEWEGRTYLDIKKNDPEIYAAWSKDPITNRPPGGESIEDLCERIRGNLEALIKNYEGQTVAFVTHAGIIRAILVNALGMSVHNFWRISVPTGSVSRVDYSANFATVHFVSYRPDL, from the coding sequence TTGTCTGACGATTCTAAGAAGAGCGAACCGCTGCACCCGGAGGAAGCAATTACTTCCTTGCTCTTGATTCGGCATGGGCACACTGAAGCGACTGAAGCCGGACTGCTTTATACGGACCCCGCAGCCAGACTGACTGAAAAAGGAATCGAGCAGGCGAAGGCTATTTCGCGTTGGATTCCAAGGCATAATCCTCATGTGCTAGTCGCAAATACTGCAAAGCGAGTGCAGGCGACTGCTGACATCATATCTGGTGCCAGCAATCTGACTCCTGTTATATGTCAGGGGTTTGATGAATGGCGCGTCGGTGAATGGGAAGGGCGCACTTACCTGGACATCAAGAAAAATGATCCGGAGATCTATGCTGCGTGGTCCAAAGACCCGATCACAAATCGACCTCCCGGCGGAGAATCAATCGAGGATTTGTGTGAACGGATTAGAGGCAATCTGGAAGCGCTGATCAAAAATTACGAAGGGCAGACTGTAGCATTCGTTACTCATGCAGGCATTATCAGGGCCATTCTCGTAAATGCACTGGGTATGTCGGTTCACAATTTTTGGCGCATTTCTGTACCAACAGGATCTGTTTCACGCGTCGACTACAGTGCAAACTTTGCTACTGTGCACTTCGTTTCTTACAGACCGGATCTCTGA